A genome region from Candidatus Saganbacteria bacterium includes the following:
- a CDS encoding OmpH family outer membrane protein, whose protein sequence is MLRKLFAIMLVSCFMASLSIAQAAQTSNIGLIDVQKVFKEYKETSKAQKQLSKDEESFKKDFEESQKKLKEAEEKSKSKEDLEKLRKELEEKLSPKRNLLLKLNEELTIRLQKEIVKSVQKVADKVGIDVVVDKQVVIIGGMDLTDLVITELNK, encoded by the coding sequence ATGTTAAGAAAACTATTCGCTATAATGTTGGTTTCATGTTTCATGGCATCGTTGTCGATTGCGCAAGCGGCGCAAACTTCAAATATAGGGCTTATTGATGTCCAAAAGGTGTTCAAAGAGTATAAAGAAACTTCTAAAGCCCAAAAACAGCTTAGCAAAGACGAGGAATCTTTCAAAAAAGACTTCGAAGAAAGCCAAAAAAAGCTCAAAGAAGCTGAAGAGAAAAGCAAAAGCAAAGAAGACCTTGAAAAACTTAGGAAAGAGCTCGAAGAAAAATTAAGTCCAAAAAGGAACCTTCTCCTCAAGCTCAATGAAGAGCTAACGATAAGGCTCCAAAAAGAGATCGTCAAATCGGTCCAAAAGGTTGCAGACAAAGTGGGCATTGACGTTGTCGTAGACAAACAGGTTGTGATTATCGGCGGAATGGACCTGACCGATCTTGTAATAACCGAACTAAATAAATAA
- a CDS encoding histidinol-phosphate transaminase produces the protein MNGDIFRPFVSGLTEYNAGKNPDKPGIIKLASNENPFGPSPLALEAIKKELSSLQIYPDQKASRLREALSKKFLVEADSIICGNGSDDIMQIIGATFLSPGEEAVIPNNSFSIYSLVTLIYQGIPVMAQLKDCAINLSAMAAAVTGKTKLIFLTNPHNPCGTIFTKAELVEFIRKIPENILLIIDEAYAEFAESKDFPNCMDHIREGQKNIIVLRTFSKFYGLAGLRIGYGISAPENIAAMMKVKMPFNVSRAAIAAASAALEDRAFLDKTYKNNSEVKKALYAGLDKLGLKYNKTEANFVLVEVGQADPIFLKLMSEGIIIRPLTSFGLPNAIRISIGTEEQNTKLLSALKKAI, from the coding sequence ATGAACGGGGATATCTTCCGCCCGTTCGTATCAGGGCTCACCGAATATAATGCGGGCAAGAATCCTGACAAGCCAGGCATTATTAAGCTCGCATCAAACGAAAACCCGTTCGGGCCTTCTCCCCTCGCGCTTGAAGCAATAAAGAAAGAGCTAAGCTCGCTCCAAATATATCCGGACCAGAAAGCAAGCCGCTTGCGCGAAGCATTATCCAAAAAATTCTTGGTCGAAGCTGATTCTATAATTTGCGGCAATGGCTCTGACGATATTATGCAAATAATCGGCGCAACTTTTTTATCGCCTGGAGAAGAAGCCGTGATCCCGAATAATTCCTTCAGTATATACAGCCTCGTAACATTGATTTATCAAGGAATCCCCGTAATGGCCCAGCTGAAAGACTGCGCGATTAACTTAAGCGCCATGGCGGCCGCAGTAACCGGCAAAACAAAATTGATCTTTCTTACGAACCCGCATAATCCTTGCGGTACGATTTTTACCAAAGCCGAGCTGGTTGAATTCATCAGAAAGATCCCTGAAAATATTTTGTTGATCATCGATGAGGCATATGCCGAATTTGCGGAATCAAAAGATTTCCCCAACTGCATGGATCATATCCGCGAAGGGCAAAAGAATATTATCGTTCTTCGCACATTCTCAAAGTTTTATGGTTTGGCTGGTCTCCGCATAGGATACGGCATCTCGGCTCCCGAGAATATTGCCGCGATGATGAAAGTCAAAATGCCGTTCAACGTGAGCCGCGCAGCAATCGCCGCGGCCTCTGCCGCATTAGAAGACAGAGCCTTTCTTGATAAAACTTACAAGAACAATTCCGAAGTAAAGAAAGCCTTGTACGCCGGCCTCGACAAGCTTGGCCTCAAATACAATAAGACCGAAGCTAATTTTGTTCTTGTAGAAGTAGGACAAGCTGACCCGATATTTTTAAAATTAATGTCTGAAGGAATAATTATAAGGCCTTTGACTTCTTTTGGGCTCCCGAATGCAATAAGAATATCCATTGGAACTGAAGAACAAAACACAAAACTCCTTTCAGCCCTTAAGAAAGCAATTTAG
- the gyrA gene encoding DNA gyrase subunit A translates to MVKKKKYEEVAPSNNLFAKIIPTTIEAEMKGSYIDYAMSVIVGRALPDVRDGLKPVHRRVLYAMDEIGVQPNKPYKKSARIVGEVLGKYHPHGDVAVYDTMVRMAQDFSLRYLLVDGQGNFGSVDGDSPAAMRYTEVRLASIATELLSDLEKETVDFGPNFDESLKEPLVLPSKFPNLLVNGSSGIAVGMATNIPPHNLSEVVDGVVHVIDEPDTDNEHIMQHIKGPDFPTGGLICGKQGIKDGYQTGRGLITVRARTTTEDVRGDKEAIIVTELPYQVNKAELIEHIADLVKDKKMVGISDLRDESDRDGMRIYIELKRGVSPEVVLNQLYKHTNMSTTFGVNMVALVNGQPKLLQIKDFIDEYIKHRENVVVRRTKFDLKKAEDQAHILEGLVIALNNIDAVIKLIRKSENVDEARTELMKKFDLSQIQSQAILDMRLQKLTQLEVEKIEEELKGLKKLIAELKRILADRKEILKIIKKELLEIKEKYGDKRRTSIVAAAEEINIEELIPEMEVAVFITRDGYVKRLPVSAFRAQLRGGRGITGMATREEDQIDKLFVASTHSYLLFFTNKGKVYKVKVFELPEASRAGKGQSIANFLQVGEGEKVTAAVKVDSFDKKGFLMMATTGGIVKKVPVEDFANIRRSGIIGIKLKGDDELDWVSETDGKQEVLLGTANGLMIRFNEKNVRPMGRSASGVRGLRLSKGDVIVSMDIVTEKGDLLAISRGGFGKKMKIDEFGVQNRGGKGHIAIKLRDKDKVAAMKIIEKNDELLFVTAQGTMSRQSASGISMQGRYAKGVRIQRLDDGDNIVDLQRVLTKEQEEAVVEAAASEEKKK, encoded by the coding sequence ATGGTAAAAAAGAAAAAATACGAAGAAGTTGCCCCATCAAATAATTTATTTGCAAAGATAATACCAACAACGATAGAAGCCGAAATGAAAGGCTCCTATATAGATTACGCGATGAGCGTTATCGTCGGCCGCGCTCTCCCGGACGTAAGGGACGGCTTAAAGCCCGTCCACCGCAGGGTGCTGTACGCGATGGACGAGATCGGCGTCCAGCCAAATAAGCCGTATAAAAAATCGGCGAGGATCGTCGGTGAAGTTTTGGGAAAATACCATCCCCACGGCGACGTCGCGGTCTATGACACAATGGTCAGGATGGCCCAGGATTTTTCTCTTAGATATTTGCTTGTCGACGGACAAGGAAACTTTGGGTCTGTTGACGGCGACTCTCCTGCGGCCATGCGATATACCGAAGTCCGCCTCGCGTCAATTGCGACGGAGCTTTTGTCCGACCTTGAAAAAGAAACAGTGGATTTTGGCCCGAACTTTGACGAATCCTTAAAAGAGCCGCTGGTCCTTCCGTCGAAATTCCCGAATCTTTTGGTCAACGGGTCGTCTGGCATAGCGGTCGGTATGGCGACAAATATCCCTCCGCATAATTTATCGGAGGTTGTTGACGGGGTCGTACATGTCATAGATGAGCCGGATACCGACAACGAACATATAATGCAGCATATTAAAGGCCCTGACTTCCCGACAGGCGGGCTCATTTGCGGGAAACAAGGGATCAAAGATGGATATCAAACAGGCCGCGGATTAATAACTGTTCGCGCGCGCACAACAACCGAAGATGTCCGCGGGGACAAAGAAGCCATAATCGTTACAGAGCTTCCGTATCAAGTGAACAAAGCCGAGCTTATCGAGCACATTGCGGACCTTGTAAAAGACAAAAAAATGGTCGGCATTTCAGACTTGAGGGACGAATCCGACAGGGACGGGATGCGCATTTATATCGAATTAAAACGAGGCGTAAGCCCCGAGGTTGTTTTAAACCAATTATATAAGCACACGAATATGTCGACGACATTCGGCGTGAACATGGTTGCCCTTGTTAATGGCCAGCCGAAACTTTTGCAAATAAAAGATTTTATCGATGAATATATCAAACATCGCGAAAATGTAGTTGTCCGCCGGACAAAATTCGACCTAAAAAAAGCCGAGGATCAAGCCCATATATTGGAAGGCTTAGTCATCGCGCTGAATAATATCGATGCTGTGATCAAGCTTATAAGAAAAAGCGAGAACGTCGACGAGGCTCGCACCGAGCTCATGAAAAAGTTCGACCTATCACAGATCCAGTCGCAGGCGATCCTCGACATGCGCCTGCAAAAACTGACCCAGCTTGAAGTGGAAAAGATCGAAGAAGAATTGAAGGGGCTAAAAAAATTGATAGCGGAATTAAAACGGATACTGGCTGACAGGAAAGAAATATTAAAGATCATCAAAAAAGAGCTTTTGGAAATAAAAGAAAAATACGGCGACAAGAGGCGGACATCGATTGTCGCTGCGGCGGAAGAGATAAATATCGAAGAATTGATCCCGGAAATGGAAGTAGCCGTATTCATAACTAGGGACGGCTATGTCAAACGCTTGCCGGTAAGCGCTTTCCGGGCGCAGCTCCGCGGCGGGCGCGGCATAACCGGAATGGCGACCCGCGAAGAAGACCAGATCGATAAGCTATTTGTAGCCTCAACCCATAGCTATCTTTTATTTTTTACAAATAAAGGGAAAGTGTACAAGGTCAAAGTTTTTGAATTGCCCGAGGCGAGCAGGGCAGGCAAGGGGCAGAGCATTGCGAATTTCCTTCAAGTAGGCGAGGGCGAAAAAGTAACCGCCGCAGTCAAAGTGGATTCTTTCGACAAGAAAGGCTTCTTAATGATGGCAACTACGGGCGGCATAGTCAAAAAAGTGCCGGTCGAGGATTTTGCAAATATCAGAAGGAGCGGAATAATCGGCATCAAGCTCAAAGGCGACGATGAACTTGATTGGGTATCGGAAACCGATGGAAAGCAGGAAGTCCTTCTTGGAACGGCAAACGGCCTTATGATCCGCTTCAATGAAAAAAATGTCCGCCCGATGGGAAGGTCGGCATCCGGCGTCCGCGGATTAAGGCTTTCCAAAGGCGACGTAATTGTTTCAATGGATATCGTAACAGAAAAGGGAGACCTTCTTGCAATTTCGCGCGGAGGGTTCGGCAAGAAGATGAAGATCGACGAGTTCGGCGTCCAAAACCGCGGAGGCAAAGGGCATATCGCGATCAAATTGAGGGACAAGGACAAAGTCGCCGCCATGAAGATAATTGAAAAAAATGACGAGCTCCTTTTTGTGACGGCCCAAGGGACGATGAGCAGGCAGTCGGCTTCGGGGATTTCAATGCAGGGCAGGTACGCGAAGGGAGTGCGCATCCAGAGGCTCGACGACGGCGATAATATTGTTGATTTGCAAAGGGTATTGACAAAAGAACAAGAAGAAGCGGTCGTAGAAGCCGCGGCTTCCGAAGAAAAGAAGAAATAA
- the gcvH gene encoding glycine cleavage system protein GcvH has protein sequence MENPNDRLYSKEHEWAKIDGNKVVIGISDHAQDALGDIVYVEMPKIGAELSQMKEFGVVESVKTVSTLYSPLSGKVIELNDGLSSSPQSINEDPYGKGWIITIELSNPSEKGSLLSSDAYEAFLKESK, from the coding sequence ATGGAAAATCCAAACGATAGATTGTATTCTAAAGAACATGAATGGGCAAAAATCGACGGGAACAAAGTGGTGATCGGGATATCAGACCACGCCCAAGACGCCCTCGGCGATATTGTATATGTTGAAATGCCTAAGATCGGCGCGGAATTATCTCAAATGAAAGAATTTGGCGTGGTCGAATCGGTAAAGACGGTCTCAACCCTCTACTCCCCGCTTTCGGGCAAGGTCATCGAATTAAATGACGGCCTTTCATCCTCTCCCCAATCAATAAATGAAGATCCTTATGGAAAAGGATGGATCATAACGATCGAATTATCAAATCCGTCCGAGAAAGGCTCCCTTTTATCGTCTGACGCGTACGAGGCCTTTCTAAAAGAATCGAAATAA
- the gcvPA gene encoding aminomethyl-transferring glycine dehydrogenase subunit GcvPA, producing the protein MIGLSQIELLAELRTLSEKNNISKDFLGGGIYDHFIPSALKQLISRGEFYTAYTPYQPEASQGTLQTIYEYQSLVCALTGMDAANASMYDGATAMAEAAFLACRATGRKEIVVSQTVNPMYRQVLKTYANGADLIVREIPYDQKSGLTANSFQLTEKSACLIIQQPNFFGCIEEVGGLAQKIHDAGALFIASVDPISLGLLAPPSEYGTDVVVAEGQSLGIPQNFGGPLLGIFAAKEKYLRQVPGRLVSRTVDKNGKQCFVLTLQAREQHIRRERATSNICSNEALCALSACIYLSLLGKKGLKAIAEICLQKSNYLKNKCGSSFSGKSFKEFAVKTNEKIGLDLAQYYPELSGYRLICVTELYSKADLDRFPQLRKQ; encoded by the coding sequence ATGATCGGACTTTCACAGATCGAGCTTCTTGCCGAATTAAGAACTCTAAGCGAAAAGAACAATATTTCCAAAGATTTTCTTGGCGGCGGGATATACGATCATTTTATCCCGTCGGCATTAAAACAGCTAATCAGCCGGGGAGAATTTTACACGGCTTACACTCCATACCAGCCCGAAGCAAGCCAAGGCACGCTCCAAACAATTTATGAATATCAAAGTTTGGTGTGCGCGTTAACGGGCATGGATGCTGCAAATGCATCTATGTATGATGGCGCGACCGCTATGGCGGAAGCCGCCTTCCTTGCATGCCGCGCAACAGGCAGGAAAGAAATTGTCGTATCACAAACAGTGAATCCGATGTATAGACAAGTTTTGAAAACTTATGCAAATGGCGCCGATCTGATTGTCAGAGAAATACCATATGACCAAAAGTCCGGGCTTACGGCAAACAGCTTCCAGCTAACGGAAAAATCCGCATGCCTCATCATTCAGCAGCCGAATTTTTTTGGCTGTATCGAAGAAGTAGGCGGTCTCGCCCAAAAAATACATGATGCAGGAGCATTATTTATTGCAAGCGTCGATCCAATATCTCTCGGATTGCTTGCGCCTCCATCCGAATACGGGACCGATGTCGTTGTCGCCGAAGGGCAATCGCTTGGCATCCCGCAAAATTTCGGAGGGCCCCTTCTCGGCATTTTTGCCGCAAAAGAAAAATATTTAAGGCAAGTCCCGGGAAGGCTGGTCAGCCGAACGGTCGATAAGAATGGAAAACAATGCTTTGTATTAACTCTCCAAGCAAGAGAACAACATATACGCCGCGAGAGGGCGACTTCAAATATTTGCAGCAATGAAGCCCTCTGCGCGCTGTCCGCATGTATATATTTATCGCTGCTTGGAAAGAAAGGGTTGAAGGCGATAGCCGAAATTTGCCTGCAAAAAAGCAACTATTTAAAAAATAAATGCGGATCTTCTTTTTCAGGAAAGTCTTTTAAGGAATTTGCGGTCAAAACCAACGAAAAAATAGGCCTCGATCTCGCGCAATATTATCCGGAACTTTCAGGGTACAGGCTTATTTGTGTGACGGAGCTTTACTCGAAAGCGGACTTGGACAGATTCCCGCAACTACGCAAACAATAA
- the lpxD gene encoding UDP-3-O-(3-hydroxymyristoyl)glucosamine N-acyltransferase, translating to MPKLGELAKLISGQLSGSPTIKIAGVSDFLSAKTSDLVFALEEKFINDAVSSNAAAVVAPANSIIKEKPAILVKNTRLALAKILALFENPLELEAGIHKTAVVHATAKIAKGAVIGAFSYIGPGVEIGENTIIYPQASVYANTKIGKRCVVHCGARLGVDGYGFVPEGGKFLKIPQIGKLIIGNDVEIFANTCIARGTIGNTIIGSRSKIDNLTHIAHNCEIGEDCAITGLVGFAGSVKLGRHVTVGGQAGFSGHQSVGDNTIIMARAGVTKDIPSNSVVSGFPAVDHKKEMETLAVMRRLPQILKKLK from the coding sequence ATGCCTAAATTAGGCGAACTTGCTAAGCTTATTTCCGGACAATTGTCGGGAAGCCCCACTATAAAGATTGCCGGGGTTTCCGATTTTTTGTCCGCAAAAACAAGCGACCTGGTCTTCGCTCTTGAAGAAAAATTTATAAATGACGCTGTTTCCTCTAATGCGGCGGCAGTTGTGGCGCCAGCCAATTCAATTATTAAAGAAAAGCCCGCGATCCTTGTAAAAAATACGCGATTGGCCCTGGCTAAAATCCTTGCACTTTTTGAAAATCCCCTCGAGCTCGAGGCCGGAATACACAAGACGGCAGTTGTTCACGCGACTGCAAAAATAGCCAAAGGAGCCGTTATCGGCGCCTTTTCGTACATTGGCCCTGGCGTTGAGATCGGGGAGAATACGATAATTTATCCGCAGGCAAGCGTTTACGCGAACACGAAAATAGGGAAAAGATGCGTAGTGCATTGCGGGGCACGGCTTGGGGTTGACGGGTACGGGTTTGTGCCCGAAGGCGGCAAATTTTTAAAAATCCCCCAGATAGGAAAACTAATAATCGGCAACGATGTGGAGATATTCGCTAATACATGCATTGCGCGAGGCACGATCGGCAACACTATTATCGGCAGCAGGAGCAAGATCGACAACTTGACCCATATCGCGCACAACTGCGAGATAGGCGAAGATTGCGCAATAACAGGATTGGTCGGCTTTGCCGGAAGCGTTAAGCTTGGGCGGCATGTAACGGTTGGCGGCCAGGCCGGCTTTTCAGGTCACCAGTCCGTCGGAGACAATACTATCATCATGGCGCGTGCGGGTGTCACAAAGGACATCCCGTCAAATTCAGTTGTTTCAGGGTTCCCTGCCGTCGACCATAAAAAAGAAATGGAAACATTGGCCGTCATGAGACGGCTTCCCCAAATATTAAAAAAGTTAAAATAG
- the gcvT gene encoding glycine cleavage system aminomethyltransferase GcvT has translation MSALKKTPLYNEHIKLGAKIVPFAGWEMPVSYPPGIIQEHLSVRNSCGMFDVSHMGIIDINSKSEIRNPNNEALDFILRIATNNASLLAINEGQYSVVCNEHGGTVDDIFVFRLEDRYRLVVNASNTEKVLEWFTRYSKDFENLTITNRTDIGILSVQGPKTKDILGVPVMPPRNHCSTWGDLFYSHTGYTGEDGFEFFIDSDALPNVFETLLGLGIPPCGLGARDTLRLEAGLPLYGHEYDDNTSILEVGYPWAVKFDHDFIGRTALEKQKEAGVGQKLVGLKFSDKAIPRQGTEVFADEKKIGVVTSGTFSPTLKIPIALALIAPDFSRQGLNVSAKIRDKLYPAVVNARKMV, from the coding sequence GTGAGCGCGCTAAAAAAAACGCCATTATACAATGAACATATTAAACTAGGGGCAAAGATCGTCCCATTTGCGGGATGGGAAATGCCTGTTTCGTATCCGCCTGGAATAATTCAAGAACACCTTTCGGTCAGAAATTCTTGCGGGATGTTCGATGTTTCCCACATGGGCATTATAGACATAAATTCGAAATCCGAAATCCGAAATCCGAACAATGAAGCATTAGATTTTATATTGAGGATAGCTACCAATAACGCTTCGTTGTTGGCAATAAACGAAGGGCAATACTCGGTTGTTTGCAACGAGCATGGCGGGACAGTTGACGACATATTCGTTTTCCGATTAGAAGATAGATATAGATTGGTTGTAAACGCGTCTAATACAGAAAAAGTCCTTGAATGGTTCACGCGCTATTCAAAGGATTTTGAAAATTTAACGATCACAAACAGGACAGATATTGGGATATTGTCGGTCCAAGGGCCAAAAACAAAAGACATCCTTGGAGTTCCTGTAATGCCCCCAAGAAATCATTGCTCAACATGGGGCGACCTGTTTTATTCGCATACAGGATACACCGGTGAAGACGGATTTGAATTTTTCATCGATTCCGACGCGCTTCCCAATGTCTTCGAAACCCTTTTGGGGCTCGGCATTCCGCCTTGCGGCCTTGGTGCGAGAGACACTCTGCGCCTTGAGGCAGGGCTTCCGCTTTACGGGCATGAATATGACGACAATACTTCAATTTTAGAAGTTGGCTATCCTTGGGCTGTAAAATTCGACCATGATTTTATCGGGAGGACCGCGCTTGAAAAGCAAAAAGAGGCGGGCGTCGGACAAAAGCTCGTCGGCCTAAAATTTTCGGACAAAGCGATACCAAGGCAAGGAACCGAGGTTTTTGCAGATGAAAAAAAGATAGGGGTTGTGACGTCGGGAACGTTTTCGCCGACGCTTAAAATACCGATCGCGCTGGCGCTTATTGCCCCCGATTTTTCAAGACAGGGATTAAATGTTTCAGCCAAGATCAGGGACAAGCTTTATCCCGCAGTTGTAAACGCGCGCAAAATGGTATAG
- a CDS encoding glycosyltransferase: MRIAFFTDSYKPYISGVTISIVTLASELRALGHKVYIVAPSYPGEVCDEKDVIRLPSSPTWYPGFRVALPFVKDLPQVDLVHAHSPFFQGLLARSIARKRKVPIAYTFHTLFTRYSHYIRILPDPVVKFIAANYLRSFCNSIDATIAPSAMSKRVLLSWGIKNRIEVVPSGFDLHPNAEIDAMRSRGKIRALLGIPKDAKVLVCLGRISREKNIPFLVSAFRKLNRENLYLLLIGDGPMLCELKSKPVKNVIFSGGLKHEDALAHCAAGDIFVFASLTETQGLVLAEAKALSLPIVALFAGGLIDTVRSGTDGYLVARNIEAFTSHIERLLNDDKLRKKMGELARVDAHERFSSKAIAKRVETLYNSLIR; this comes from the coding sequence ATGCGCATCGCTTTTTTCACCGACTCTTATAAGCCCTATATTTCGGGAGTTACAATCTCCATTGTAACGCTTGCATCGGAGCTTAGGGCTCTTGGGCATAAGGTTTACATCGTTGCTCCAAGCTACCCCGGGGAGGTATGCGATGAGAAGGACGTTATCAGGCTTCCTTCTTCCCCAACTTGGTATCCCGGATTTCGCGTGGCGCTCCCGTTCGTAAAAGACTTGCCGCAAGTCGATTTGGTCCATGCCCATTCGCCTTTTTTCCAAGGCCTTTTGGCCAGGAGCATTGCGCGAAAAAGAAAAGTCCCGATCGCCTATACTTTCCATACGCTTTTCACGCGCTATTCCCATTATATACGGATACTGCCGGACCCAGTTGTAAAATTCATTGCGGCTAATTACTTGCGCTCATTCTGCAATTCGATCGATGCGACGATCGCGCCATCCGCAATGTCGAAAAGGGTTTTATTGAGCTGGGGTATAAAAAACCGCATCGAAGTCGTGCCGAGCGGGTTCGACCTACACCCTAACGCGGAAATTGACGCCATGCGGAGCCGCGGGAAAATAAGAGCCCTTCTTGGCATCCCAAAAGATGCAAAAGTGCTTGTGTGCCTGGGTAGGATCTCGCGCGAAAAAAATATCCCCTTCCTTGTTTCAGCTTTCCGGAAATTAAACCGTGAAAATTTATACCTGCTTTTGATAGGGGACGGACCGATGTTATGTGAGCTGAAAAGCAAGCCCGTAAAAAATGTTATCTTTTCCGGCGGCCTGAAGCATGAGGACGCGCTAGCCCATTGCGCGGCGGGCGATATTTTTGTCTTCGCTTCGCTTACCGAAACGCAGGGGCTTGTGCTTGCCGAAGCAAAAGCCTTATCTCTTCCTATAGTTGCGCTTTTTGCGGGCGGGCTTATCGATACCGTAAGGTCGGGCACCGACGGGTACCTGGTTGCGCGGAATATCGAAGCATTCACATCGCATATTGAAAGGCTATTAAACGACGACAAGCTTCGCAAAAAAATGGGAGAGCTAGCTCGCGTGGACGCCCATGAAAGATTTTCTTCAAAAGCGATTGCAAAACGCGTAGAAACTCTTTATAATTCACTCATCCGATAA